A region of Solibacillus isronensis DNA encodes the following proteins:
- a CDS encoding CapA family protein, which yields MNILNNLNKFLLALWAISLALLFIVIATVDRNQTILVAEGQMNNEEPNPSQIKIENDINEKNEPISEPKQQITKESIRLAMTGDILLHLRLAKYDDYTSSFAAVMPKMQSYDFLIANQESPPVGNEYPLSGYPLFSSPPHIIRDIQHAGVDLVTIANNHIVDQGENGMRTVFNNLEDYHMPYVGAYKNEEDKSAQRIMEIGSIKIGLLAYTYGTNGLYLPKESPFIINYIEEAKIKADVEELKQSVDVVAVSMHWGSEYVYEANDNQKHYVDILNKAGVDIIFGTHPHVLQPYDKLINEQGQETHIFYSLGNFLSTIITVPNTMIGGIASLEITKEGDRITIDEPELYAISVLKDADGIYRVYPLKDVEQRSVKNLQWVKKIMGQSVTVY from the coding sequence GTGAACATATTGAATAATTTAAATAAATTTTTACTGGCACTTTGGGCGATATCGCTCGCTTTATTATTTATTGTCATTGCGACCGTCGACCGGAATCAAACAATTTTGGTTGCAGAAGGTCAAATGAATAACGAAGAGCCAAACCCATCACAAATAAAAATAGAGAATGATATAAATGAAAAAAACGAACCGATTAGTGAACCAAAACAACAAATCACTAAAGAATCAATTCGTTTAGCAATGACGGGGGATATTTTGCTGCATTTAAGACTTGCGAAATATGATGATTATACTTCATCTTTTGCAGCGGTGATGCCGAAGATGCAAAGCTATGACTTTCTGATCGCCAATCAGGAATCTCCGCCTGTCGGCAACGAGTATCCATTAAGCGGCTATCCGCTATTTTCGAGTCCACCCCATATTATTCGGGATATCCAGCATGCAGGCGTTGATTTGGTGACGATTGCCAATAACCATATAGTCGATCAAGGAGAAAATGGTATGCGTACGGTTTTTAATAATCTGGAAGACTATCACATGCCATATGTGGGAGCTTATAAAAATGAAGAGGACAAGTCTGCACAACGCATTATGGAAATCGGATCGATAAAAATTGGACTGCTTGCCTATACGTATGGTACGAATGGACTTTATTTACCAAAGGAATCACCGTTTATTATTAATTATATCGAGGAAGCGAAAATAAAAGCGGATGTCGAGGAATTAAAACAATCGGTCGATGTAGTAGCTGTTTCGATGCATTGGGGATCTGAATATGTTTATGAAGCGAATGATAATCAAAAACATTATGTTGATATACTAAATAAAGCGGGAGTCGATATTATTTTCGGGACCCATCCGCATGTACTGCAGCCATATGACAAACTGATCAATGAACAGGGTCAGGAGACGCATATTTTTTATTCGCTCGGTAATTTCTTATCGACAATTATAACGGTACCGAATACGATGATTGGCGGAATTGCGAGCCTTGAAATTACAAAGGAAGGCGACCGGATTACTATAGATGAACCTGAGCTTTATGCCATTTCTGTATTAAAAGATGCAGACGGGATTTATCGGGTCTATCCATTAAAAGATGTGGAACAGCGCTCTGTAAAAAATCTGCAATGGGTAAAGAAAATCATGGGACAATCTGTAACCGTTTATTAA
- the recO gene encoding DNA repair protein RecO has translation MLHKWEGIVLKARAYGESNKIVTLMTREAGKVACMARGAKKPTSRLAGVTQTFMHGSFLVQRTSGMGTLQQGEHFNSMRHIQTDIMATAYASYIVEIVDRLVEEGRPEPYAFDILIQALNAIEEGYDPEAITLFVDWKMLPFAGIQPILHACAGCGAVDGEFAFSFTQGGFICHRCFHLDPYIIRLSPTQLKLIRMFYTVPIEQVGKLELKPQTKQFIKKIVTTIYEEQTGIRLKSRNFIEQLERTPLLQREKKEEE, from the coding sequence ATGCTACATAAATGGGAAGGCATCGTTTTAAAGGCGCGTGCTTATGGTGAATCCAATAAAATCGTGACACTTATGACACGTGAAGCCGGTAAAGTCGCGTGTATGGCACGTGGAGCGAAAAAACCGACGAGTCGTTTAGCAGGTGTAACACAAACATTTATGCATGGCTCGTTTTTAGTCCAGCGAACATCGGGTATGGGTACATTGCAGCAAGGGGAACATTTCAATTCGATGCGTCATATTCAAACAGATATTATGGCGACTGCTTATGCAAGCTACATCGTGGAAATTGTGGATCGCCTTGTTGAAGAAGGCAGACCGGAACCATATGCTTTTGATATATTAATTCAGGCATTGAATGCAATTGAAGAAGGGTATGACCCTGAAGCAATTACATTGTTTGTGGATTGGAAAATGCTCCCGTTTGCAGGTATCCAGCCGATTTTGCATGCATGTGCAGGGTGTGGGGCTGTTGATGGGGAATTTGCATTTTCATTTACACAAGGCGGATTTATATGTCATCGATGCTTCCATTTGGACCCGTATATTATTCGGTTGTCACCAACGCAGCTCAAGCTGATTCGCATGTTTTATACGGTGCCGATTGAGCAGGTCGGCAAGCTGGAATTAAAACCGCAAACGAAGCAATTTATTAAAAAGATTGTGACGACAATTTATGAAGAGCAAACAGGGATCCGTCTGAAATCACGCAACTTCATCGAACAGCTGGAGCGTACACCGTTACTGCAGCGTGAAAAGAAGGAAGAAGAATAA
- a CDS encoding MBL fold metallo-hydrolase: MRQFENEQLTVFQSVLYQTTSAVIKTKEALIVTDPNWLPNEIAEIKGYIESIIEDRRLYIIYTHSDYDHIIAAGAFPNATTIASEAFVKRINKEEVLEQIRQFDAQYYIERGYPIIYPHIDIIIKEDGQTLELQDITCSFYLSPGHTGDGLFTVVEPFGILLAGDYLSNVEFPFIEDYEAYFATIQKVQTIISDKEIEVMVPGHGTTTNNLDEIQKRIDESLLYLNNLANDSIDESQLRKLYPFYKGLQEMHELNKKAVHK; encoded by the coding sequence GTGCGCCAATTTGAAAATGAGCAACTGACCGTTTTTCAAAGTGTGTTGTATCAAACAACATCAGCGGTAATCAAAACAAAAGAGGCCTTAATCGTAACCGACCCTAACTGGCTGCCGAACGAAATTGCTGAAATAAAAGGCTATATCGAGTCGATTATTGAAGATCGGAGATTATATATTATTTATACACATAGTGATTATGATCATATTATTGCTGCAGGTGCTTTTCCGAATGCTACAACAATTGCCAGTGAAGCTTTTGTTAAGCGAATAAATAAAGAAGAGGTATTGGAGCAAATCCGTCAGTTTGATGCTCAGTACTATATTGAAAGAGGTTATCCTATTATTTATCCTCACATAGACATTATTATTAAAGAAGATGGCCAAACACTTGAGCTGCAGGATATAACGTGTAGCTTTTACTTATCGCCAGGGCATACGGGAGATGGGTTATTTACAGTGGTGGAGCCGTTCGGTATTTTACTGGCGGGGGATTATTTATCGAATGTTGAGTTTCCTTTTATTGAGGATTATGAAGCATATTTTGCAACGATCCAAAAAGTGCAAACGATTATATCGGATAAAGAAATTGAAGTTATGGTGCCAGGACATGGGACAACGACGAATAACCTCGATGAAATTCAAAAACGAATTGACGAGTCATTATTATATTTAAATAATTTAGCGAACGATAGTATTGACGAATCACAATTGCGAAAGCTTTATCCGTTTTATAAAGGTTTACAAGAAATGCACGAATTAAATAAAAAAGCCGTACACAAATAA
- a CDS encoding EcsC family protein has protein sequence METQQQLENHLLTIQLWEKDQSGLWFWEKIGRIPFKILDKLTPKFIQEKISVLIDELVSYVQTGGKYLVSEKSMMRHIQKHTLHSVSTLEDIGQMPIEDMVELSEKLQKNRAKVATVQGASTGFGGVFTLALDIPVILGIALKTLQEIAMIHGYDPNEKVERIFIVKCLQFASSDVVGKEAILNELAQHYEKPNAAENMVSQLQGWQEVFFTYRDNFGMKKLFQMIPVAGMIFGAFINKSMIEDIAEAGMMLYRKRRVLERMNELANS, from the coding sequence ATGGAAACTCAACAGCAGCTAGAAAATCATTTATTAACAATCCAGCTTTGGGAAAAAGATCAAAGCGGTTTATGGTTTTGGGAAAAAATCGGCCGCATCCCTTTTAAAATACTCGATAAATTAACACCGAAATTCATTCAAGAGAAAATTTCCGTCTTGATCGACGAATTGGTAAGCTATGTCCAAACAGGCGGAAAATATTTAGTAAGCGAAAAATCGATGATGCGTCATATTCAAAAGCATACGCTGCATTCAGTTTCCACCTTGGAGGATATTGGACAAATGCCGATTGAAGATATGGTGGAACTGAGTGAAAAACTACAGAAAAACCGTGCAAAGGTTGCAACCGTACAAGGGGCATCTACCGGCTTTGGCGGTGTTTTTACATTGGCACTCGATATCCCCGTCATTCTAGGAATTGCGCTAAAAACATTGCAGGAAATCGCAATGATCCATGGCTATGATCCAAATGAAAAAGTCGAGCGTATATTCATCGTAAAATGTCTGCAGTTTGCTTCTTCAGATGTTGTCGGCAAAGAAGCGATATTAAATGAACTGGCACAACATTATGAAAAGCCGAACGCTGCAGAAAATATGGTGTCCCAGTTACAGGGCTGGCAGGAAGTCTTCTTTACGTACCGCGATAACTTCGGTATGAAAAAGCTCTTTCAAATGATTCCTGTAGCAGGTATGATTTTCGGTGCCTTTATTAATAAATCGATGATTGAAGATATTGCCGAGGCAGGTATGATGCTATATCGCAAGCGAAGAGTGCTGGAACGGATGAATGAACTAGCAAACAGCTAA
- a CDS encoding glycine--tRNA ligase — MAEKSMETIVSLAKHRGFVFPGSDIYGGLANTWDYGPLGVELKNNVKKAWWLKFVQESEHNVGLDAAILMNPKAWVASGHVGNFNDPMIDCKSCKARHRADKLIEDASLTKTGKEIIVDGMTFDQMKEKMEELEVACPDCGKIDFTDIRQFNLMFKTHQGVTESSSNEIYLRPETAQGIFVNFKNVQRSMRKKTPFGIAQIGKSFRNEITPGNFTFRTREFEQMELEFFCKPGEDLEWHSYWKEFCKNWLLALGMKEDSMRLRDHEDDELSHYSNATTDIEFRFPFGWGELWGIADRTDYDLKQHMEHSGEDFTYIDPVSNERYVPYCIEPSLGADRVTLAFLCDAYEEEQLEGDDTRTVLRFHPALAPFKAAVLPLSKKLSEEAGDVWADLRKAFPVDYDESQSIGKRYRRQDEIGTPFCITYDFDSKEDGQVTVRHRDSMEQIRMPIAEVKAYIEKHLQF, encoded by the coding sequence ATGGCAGAAAAATCAATGGAGACAATTGTATCATTAGCAAAACACCGCGGATTCGTATTTCCTGGATCTGATATTTACGGTGGTTTAGCAAACACTTGGGATTACGGTCCACTTGGTGTAGAACTTAAAAACAACGTAAAAAAAGCTTGGTGGCTGAAATTCGTTCAGGAATCTGAACACAACGTAGGTTTGGATGCTGCGATTTTAATGAATCCAAAAGCATGGGTTGCATCTGGTCACGTAGGTAACTTTAATGACCCGATGATCGACTGTAAATCATGTAAAGCGCGTCACCGTGCAGATAAATTGATTGAAGATGCTTCTTTAACAAAAACAGGCAAAGAAATTATCGTTGACGGTATGACTTTCGATCAAATGAAAGAAAAAATGGAAGAGCTTGAAGTAGCTTGTCCAGACTGCGGAAAAATCGATTTCACAGATATCCGCCAGTTCAACTTAATGTTCAAAACGCACCAAGGTGTAACTGAATCTTCATCAAATGAAATTTACCTGCGCCCAGAAACTGCACAAGGTATTTTCGTAAACTTTAAAAATGTTCAGCGTTCAATGCGTAAAAAGACACCATTCGGTATCGCACAGATCGGTAAATCTTTCCGTAACGAAATCACACCTGGTAACTTTACATTCCGTACACGTGAATTCGAACAAATGGAACTAGAATTCTTCTGTAAACCAGGTGAAGACCTTGAGTGGCACTCATACTGGAAAGAGTTCTGCAAAAACTGGCTTCTTGCATTAGGTATGAAAGAAGATTCAATGCGTTTACGCGACCATGAAGATGATGAGCTTTCACACTATTCAAATGCGACAACGGATATCGAATTCCGCTTCCCATTCGGCTGGGGCGAACTATGGGGTATCGCAGACCGTACAGATTATGACTTAAAGCAGCATATGGAACATTCAGGTGAAGATTTCACTTACATCGATCCTGTCTCAAATGAGCGCTATGTACCATACTGCATCGAGCCATCATTAGGTGCAGACCGTGTAACATTGGCATTCTTATGCGATGCTTATGAAGAAGAGCAATTAGAAGGCGACGATACTCGTACAGTATTACGCTTCCACCCTGCTCTAGCTCCATTCAAAGCAGCTGTATTGCCACTATCTAAAAAATTATCAGAAGAAGCTGGCGACGTATGGGCTGATTTACGTAAAGCATTCCCGGTTGATTACGATGAGTCACAATCTATCGGTAAACGTTACCGCCGCCAGGACGAAATCGGTACACCATTCTGTATCACGTACGATTTCGATTCAAAAGAAGACGGTCAAGTAACAGTACGTCACCGTGATTCAATGGAACAGATCCGTATGCCAATCGCGGAAGTAAAAGCTTACATCGAGAAGCATTTACAATTCTAA
- a CDS encoding helix-turn-helix transcriptional regulator, giving the protein MSPIELNKRQDVILQIVKENGPITGEHIAERLGLTRATLRPDLAILTMAGFLDARPRVGYFYAGKKTTAAFTESMLNLKVKDFQSIPVVVPDDMTVYDAIIHMFSEDVGTLFVIDKDEILQGVLSRKDLLRSSIGTQDLNKMPVHIIMTRMPNIAYCVNSDSLIVAAKKLIEREIDSMPVVEETERGLVITGRLTKTNITRAFISLAETHDL; this is encoded by the coding sequence GTGAGTCCAATCGAACTCAATAAACGTCAAGATGTAATCTTGCAAATTGTAAAAGAAAATGGCCCTATTACGGGCGAACATATCGCTGAGCGCCTTGGATTAACGCGCGCTACATTGAGACCTGATCTAGCTATACTAACAATGGCTGGATTTTTAGATGCGCGCCCACGTGTCGGCTACTTCTATGCAGGTAAAAAAACAACGGCTGCCTTTACGGAATCAATGCTGAATTTAAAAGTAAAGGATTTTCAGTCGATCCCGGTAGTCGTTCCGGATGATATGACAGTCTATGATGCGATTATCCATATGTTTTCCGAGGATGTCGGAACACTTTTCGTTATTGATAAAGATGAAATATTACAAGGTGTGCTGTCTCGAAAAGATTTACTGCGTTCGAGTATAGGAACACAGGATTTAAATAAGATGCCTGTGCATATAATTATGACGAGAATGCCGAATATTGCCTATTGTGTTAATTCGGATTCATTAATCGTGGCGGCCAAAAAGTTAATAGAACGAGAGATCGATTCAATGCCGGTTGTTGAAGAAACAGAGCGGGGATTGGTCATTACCGGACGGTTAACGAAGACGAATATTACACGTGCGTTTATTTCGTTAGCAGAAACGCATGATTTATAG
- a CDS encoding pyruvate, water dikinase regulatory protein, translating to MKKLTIFVVSDSVGETGEAAVKAVVSQFRPNFEKVRIRKFPHIANVDVLEKIVQIAIANEATIVFTLVEKQMRQALQKIASEYKVHAIDLLGSMLDLIETSFDEMPLQKPGLVHQLDDDYFKKIEAIEFAVKYDDGQDPRGILLADIVLVGVSRTSKTPLSQYLAHKRYKVANVPLVPEVEPPVELMQIDPKKCFGLVITPEKLNNIRKERLITLGLTENAFYAQHTRIEQEISYFYSIVDKIGCRTIDVTNRAVEETAHKIIDMLELDCR from the coding sequence ATGAAAAAATTGACTATATTTGTTGTGTCAGATTCGGTCGGTGAAACTGGAGAAGCGGCTGTGAAAGCGGTAGTAAGCCAGTTTCGGCCAAATTTCGAAAAAGTAAGGATTCGAAAGTTTCCGCATATTGCCAATGTGGATGTGTTGGAGAAAATTGTCCAAATTGCTATCGCAAATGAGGCAACGATTGTCTTTACACTTGTTGAAAAGCAGATGAGACAAGCACTTCAAAAAATCGCAAGTGAATATAAGGTTCATGCAATCGACTTATTGGGATCGATGCTTGACTTGATCGAAACTTCATTTGATGAAATGCCGTTGCAAAAGCCGGGGCTTGTCCATCAATTGGATGATGATTATTTCAAAAAAATTGAAGCGATCGAATTTGCTGTTAAATATGATGACGGGCAGGACCCGCGCGGTATTTTGCTGGCCGACATTGTTTTAGTCGGTGTATCAAGAACGTCTAAAACCCCATTATCGCAATATTTAGCTCATAAACGGTATAAAGTGGCGAATGTGCCGCTCGTTCCGGAAGTGGAACCCCCAGTGGAATTAATGCAAATCGATCCGAAAAAATGTTTTGGATTGGTCATTACACCGGAAAAGCTCAACAATATTCGAAAAGAGCGTTTAATAACATTGGGTTTAACGGAAAATGCATTTTATGCACAACATACTAGAATTGAGCAGGAAATTAGCTATTTTTATAGTATTGTTGATAAAATAGGTTGTCGAACGATAGATGTTACAAATCGTGCTGTCGAAGAAACAGCGCACAAAATTATTGATATGCTAGAGCTTGATTGTAGATAG
- the dnaG gene encoding DNA primase — protein sequence MAGKIPEHVIEQIRSQSDIVDVISDYMQLTKRGRNYFGLCPFHGEQTPSFSVSSDKQIFHCFGCGAGGNAITFVMDMEHLSFPDALIKLSQRAGIPLEMELSTEQSMSNSPISKKEQQMREAHTFAVEFYHHILMNTEDGEPALNYLLERGFTREQIETHQIGWALPNWDTLSILLERKGYDLEEMAESGLIIRKESEDSYFDRFRGRIMFPIRDENGKTIAFSGRILNSDGEDAKYLNSPETPIFHKSQVLYNLDKARASIRKSRQVILMEGFIDVLAANQAGIYNAVATMGTSLTPQHITKLKRLVQQITICYDGDNAGFEAAKRAAQMLHQEQIKVEVAVLPDKLDPDEYIRTHGQEAFKNQIIEKPHAYIAFMMMHAKRGKNFQFENDTLQYIQEVLETLKNNTSPTERDLYIRQLANETNISQEAISTQLRKMVADNVKEQKRDQKMVEEPTPLLQRERKKDATDRAESILLAHMLHDVNIVNKVLREGNNEPFIHEEYLSVFVRLIGFYEEYEMADFHRFVEVLDDHDLRKIVMDAALLERDPDNGEAEIIDCLKQIEKRRLELKIEQLKHDQKEAEKMHEHRRALEIAQQIIALNRKIKMGV from the coding sequence GTGGCTGGAAAAATACCCGAACATGTGATTGAACAAATTCGCTCGCAGTCCGATATAGTCGATGTCATTAGCGATTATATGCAGTTAACGAAAAGAGGGCGCAACTATTTTGGATTATGTCCATTCCATGGTGAGCAAACACCCTCTTTTTCAGTATCCAGCGATAAACAGATATTTCACTGTTTTGGCTGTGGGGCAGGAGGAAACGCCATTACTTTTGTAATGGATATGGAACATCTGTCGTTTCCGGATGCACTCATTAAACTAAGTCAACGTGCGGGAATCCCGCTTGAAATGGAATTGTCGACTGAGCAATCGATGTCGAATTCGCCCATTTCAAAAAAAGAGCAGCAAATGCGAGAGGCTCATACGTTTGCAGTGGAGTTTTATCATCATATTTTAATGAATACAGAAGATGGCGAACCTGCATTAAATTATTTGCTTGAAAGAGGATTTACACGTGAGCAAATCGAAACACATCAGATAGGATGGGCGTTGCCGAATTGGGACACGCTGTCAATCTTACTGGAGCGCAAAGGATATGATCTTGAAGAAATGGCCGAAAGCGGTCTGATCATTCGTAAAGAAAGTGAAGACAGCTACTTTGACCGTTTCCGAGGACGGATTATGTTTCCGATCCGAGATGAAAATGGAAAAACGATTGCTTTTTCAGGCAGGATTTTAAATTCCGATGGCGAAGATGCTAAGTACTTAAATAGTCCTGAAACGCCGATCTTCCATAAAAGTCAAGTACTTTATAATTTGGATAAGGCGCGGGCATCTATCCGTAAATCAAGACAAGTAATTTTAATGGAAGGCTTTATTGATGTTTTAGCAGCAAACCAAGCAGGTATATACAATGCTGTAGCAACGATGGGTACGTCTCTTACGCCCCAGCATATTACAAAGCTCAAACGCTTAGTTCAGCAAATTACGATTTGCTATGATGGTGATAATGCTGGTTTTGAGGCCGCCAAGCGTGCTGCACAAATGCTTCATCAAGAACAGATTAAAGTTGAGGTCGCTGTTTTACCAGATAAACTTGATCCGGACGAATACATTCGTACACACGGACAAGAGGCATTTAAAAATCAAATAATAGAAAAGCCGCACGCTTATATTGCATTTATGATGATGCATGCGAAACGCGGCAAAAATTTTCAATTTGAAAATGACACACTTCAATACATTCAAGAAGTTCTGGAAACATTAAAAAATAATACTTCTCCAACTGAACGTGATTTATACATTCGTCAATTGGCAAATGAAACAAATATTTCCCAAGAGGCGATTAGTACCCAATTAAGAAAAATGGTCGCGGATAATGTAAAAGAGCAGAAACGCGATCAAAAAATGGTGGAAGAACCAACGCCTCTTCTCCAAAGGGAGCGTAAAAAAGATGCAACAGACCGTGCGGAAAGTATACTTTTAGCGCATATGTTGCATGATGTAAATATTGTGAATAAAGTTCTCAGAGAGGGAAATAACGAACCTTTCATCCATGAGGAATATTTATCCGTATTTGTACGTTTAATTGGTTTTTACGAAGAATATGAAATGGCTGATTTCCATCGATTCGTCGAAGTGTTGGATGATCATGATTTAAGAAAAATCGTGATGGATGCTGCGTTACTTGAACGTGACCCTGATAATGGTGAAGCGGAAATAATTGATTGTTTAAAGCAAATCGAAAAACGCCGATTAGAACTAAAGATTGAACAATTAAAGCACGATCAAAAAGAAGCAGAAAAAATGCATGAGCATAGACGAGCACTTGAGATTGCCCAACAGATAATTGCATTAAATAGAAAGATAAAAATGGGCGTTTAA
- the rpoD gene encoding RNA polymerase sigma factor RpoD, producing the protein MADKSKHSKDTVVNGVSLEQVKKQLLAKAKQVGEMSMKEISETLAFFELENEEIFNFADEIEKNDITVEGKEEFEEEALSKQESSEEAFDLNDLSVPPGVKINDPVRMYLKEIGRVDLLSADQEIRLAERIEQGDEEARKRLAEANLRLVVSIAKRYVGRGMLFLDLIQEGNMGLIKAVEKFDHRKGFKFSTYATWWIRQAITRAIADQARTIRIPVHMVETINKLIRVQRQLLQDLGREPSPEEIGEEMDLTPEKVREILKIAQEPVSLETPIGEEDDSHLGDFIEDSEAQSPSDHAAYELLKEQLEDVLDTLTDREENVLRLRFGLDDGRTRTLEEVGKVFGVTRERIRQIEAKALRKLRHPSRSKRLKDFLE; encoded by the coding sequence ATGGCGGACAAGTCAAAACATTCAAAAGATACGGTAGTAAACGGGGTTTCATTAGAGCAGGTAAAAAAGCAACTTTTAGCTAAAGCAAAACAGGTTGGCGAAATGTCAATGAAGGAAATCTCTGAAACATTAGCATTTTTTGAACTGGAGAATGAAGAGATTTTCAACTTTGCCGATGAAATCGAAAAAAATGATATAACAGTTGAAGGAAAAGAAGAATTTGAAGAAGAAGCGCTATCTAAGCAAGAATCAAGCGAAGAAGCTTTCGACTTAAATGATTTAAGTGTTCCTCCTGGCGTTAAAATTAATGACCCGGTACGTATGTATTTAAAAGAAATCGGACGTGTGGATTTACTTTCTGCTGATCAGGAAATCCGTTTAGCGGAACGTATCGAACAAGGTGATGAAGAAGCACGTAAACGTCTGGCAGAAGCGAATTTACGTCTTGTAGTTTCGATTGCGAAACGCTATGTAGGCCGTGGGATGCTGTTCCTGGATCTTATTCAGGAAGGAAACATGGGTCTGATTAAAGCAGTTGAAAAATTTGACCACCGTAAAGGGTTCAAGTTCTCGACTTATGCTACTTGGTGGATTCGTCAAGCGATTACACGTGCGATTGCCGACCAGGCTCGTACAATCCGAATTCCGGTACACATGGTTGAAACAATCAACAAATTAATCCGTGTACAACGTCAGCTTCTTCAGGATTTAGGCCGTGAACCTTCTCCGGAGGAAATCGGGGAGGAAATGGATTTAACACCTGAAAAAGTTCGTGAAATTCTTAAAATTGCCCAAGAGCCAGTATCATTGGAAACACCAATTGGTGAAGAAGACGATTCACATTTAGGTGACTTCATTGAAGACTCGGAAGCACAATCTCCTTCTGATCACGCAGCATATGAGTTATTGAAGGAGCAGTTAGAAGACGTGCTGGATACATTAACAGACCGTGAAGAAAACGTATTGCGTTTACGTTTCGGTTTAGATGATGGCCGTACGCGCACTTTGGAAGAAGTAGGTAAAGTGTTTGGCGTTACACGTGAACGTATTCGTCAAATTGAGGCGAAAGCATTACGTAAACTGCGTCATCCATCTCGCTCAAAACGCTTAAAAGATTTCTTAGAATAA
- a CDS encoding acyl-CoA dehydrogenase family protein — protein MHFDLTTEQAMLQKMIREFSDEVVAPGAVERDKTKAFPVEIFKELSNMGIMGLPFPEQYGGAGADTISFAIVTEELSRTCASTGITYSAHISLGGAPLYLFGTEAQKEKYLTPICTGESFGAFGLTEPNAGSDAGGTETTAVLNNGEFVINGSKVFITNASYAKHLALTAITNRDGNKKEISAIIVPTDAKGFTIKSEYEKMGLNASNTTELILENVQVPEENLLGVRGNGFKQFLTTLDGGRIGIAAMAVGIAQGALNKAVQYAKERKQFGKALAEFQATQFKLADMEVKIQLARTFVYKAAWLKDQGRPFGKEAAIAKYYASEMAMEVCDEAIQIHGGYGYMKEYEVERFLRDAKLLEIGEGTSEVQKMVIARHIL, from the coding sequence ATGCATTTTGATTTAACAACAGAGCAAGCGATGTTACAAAAGATGATACGTGAGTTTTCGGATGAAGTAGTGGCACCAGGAGCAGTCGAGCGTGATAAAACGAAAGCCTTCCCAGTAGAAATTTTTAAAGAACTTTCCAATATGGGAATTATGGGTCTGCCGTTTCCTGAACAATATGGCGGGGCAGGTGCAGATACAATCAGCTTTGCCATCGTTACAGAAGAGTTGAGCCGTACATGTGCTTCGACAGGTATTACATATTCGGCTCATATTTCATTAGGCGGTGCGCCACTCTATTTATTCGGTACGGAAGCGCAGAAGGAAAAATACTTAACGCCAATCTGTACGGGTGAATCATTCGGTGCATTCGGTCTAACAGAGCCTAATGCCGGTTCTGATGCAGGCGGCACAGAAACTACCGCTGTGTTGAATAATGGGGAATTTGTCATTAACGGGTCGAAAGTTTTTATTACAAATGCAAGTTATGCCAAACATTTAGCATTAACAGCAATTACAAATCGGGATGGAAACAAAAAAGAAATTAGCGCCATTATTGTCCCGACAGATGCAAAAGGATTTACGATCAAGTCGGAATACGAAAAGATGGGCTTAAATGCTTCGAATACAACAGAATTGATTTTAGAAAATGTCCAGGTCCCGGAAGAGAACTTGCTTGGGGTACGGGGGAATGGCTTCAAACAGTTTTTAACAACACTGGACGGCGGCCGGATCGGTATTGCGGCAATGGCTGTTGGTATCGCACAGGGCGCATTAAATAAAGCCGTTCAATATGCAAAAGAACGCAAGCAATTCGGAAAGGCGCTGGCGGAGTTTCAGGCAACTCAGTTTAAACTGGCTGATATGGAGGTAAAAATACAATTAGCACGGACATTTGTCTATAAAGCGGCGTGGCTGAAAGATCAGGGACGTCCATTTGGAAAAGAAGCTGCTATCGCAAAATACTATGCTTCTGAGATGGCAATGGAAGTTTGTGATGAAGCAATTCAAATTCATGGCGGCTACGGCTATATGAAAGAGTATGAAGTAGAGCGCTTTTTACGTGATGCAAAACTTTTGGAAATCGGTGAAGGCACATCAGAAGTACAGAAAATGGTAATTGCAAGACATATATTATGA